A region from the Chionomys nivalis chromosome 22, mChiNiv1.1, whole genome shotgun sequence genome encodes:
- the Crb2 gene encoding protein crumbs homolog 2 isoform X2, protein MALVGCEIWGSRRHVHLLLLLLLLLLPPWVPAGLVPSEIPSACASDPCTPGTKCQATENGGYTCEPAELGGCATQPCYHGALCVPHGPDPSSFRCYCVPGFQGPYCELDIDECASRPCHHGATCRNLADHYECHCPLGYAGVTCEAEVDECSSAPCLHGGSCLDGMGSYRCVCAPGYAGASCQLDVDECQSQPCAHGGVCHDLVNGFRCDCGDTGYEGERCDQEVLECFSAPCAHNASCLDGLRSFRCLCWPGFSGELCEVDEDECASNPCHNGGRCLQRSDPALYGGVQATFPGAFSFSQAAGFLCICPLGFAGLMCQEDVDECQSQPCLHGGTCSDVVAGYICQCPEAWGGHDCSTQLTGCQGRTCPPPATCIPTFKSGLHSYVCHCPPGTYGPFCGQNTTFSIISGSSVWALVPASDSLSLVLRFRTTLLAGALATLKDTQDILELVLVRATLRVTLWRHGTALLVLALPGLALNDGHWHQVEVALRLGALELRLWHEGCLGQFCVTSGPVATGPTTTLASGPPGPYSIHLGGWSFAGCFQDVRVEGHLLLPEELNGNVLLGCKRRELCQSLPCANGGTCVDLWTHFRCDCPRPYHGPTCTDEVPAATFGLGGTMSSVSFLLHEPLGPNLTVSFFLRTREPAGLLLQFVNGSAASLTVSLSEGQIRTEVLGQPAVILSGRWDDGLRHLVMLSFGPDQLQDLGKQLYVGGRPYPDDTQPWGGPFRGCLQDMQLNGFQLPFFSSPMENLSWPSELDAGQASNLTQGCVSEDMCNPNPCFNGGTCLVTWNDFYCTCSDNFTGPTCAQQLWCPSQPCFPPATCEEVPDGFVCVAETTFREGPPAVFSSHNVSWAPAPSVLTLAFRTRDPEAVLLHVTAGIHSGIWLAVRNGSLAADVVGSVLPVPGPRVADGAWHRVRLARELPLATASRWLLWLDGVATPLALQGLGGDLGFLQGPDAVRVLLAENFTGCLGRVALGGLPLPLVPPRSGAILGAREHFVAWPGSPTMRLGCRGASVCTPSPCLHGGVCHDLFDVFTCACGPAWEGPHCEARANPCRSSPCVRGQCHAHPNGRFECRCPPGFVGPRCRMPVLPHPCSLNSTCKEGTPCESGPLGTNCSCQEGLVNLRCQSPDLPCEANPCLNGGTCRAASGIFECTCNAGFSGQFCEVVKSLPLPLPFPLLEVAVPAACACLLLLLLGLLSGILAARKRRQSEGTYSPSQQEVAGARLEMDSVFKVPPEERLI, encoded by the exons gGCTGGTTCCTTCAGAGATCCCAAGTGCCTGTGCCTCAGACCCATGCACTCCAGGGACCAAGTGCCAGGCTACAGAGAATGGTGGCTATACCTGTGAGCCTGCAGAGCTTGGAGGCTGTGCTACTCAGCCATGCTACCACGGAGCACTGTGTGTGCCCCATGGCCCAGATCCTAGCAGCTTCCGCTGCTACTGTGTGCCTGGCTTCCAGGGTCCTTACTGTGAACTGGACATCGATGAGTGTGCATCCCGGCCCTGCCACCACGGGGCCACCTGCCGCAACCTGGCAGATCACTACGAGTGCCACTGCCCCCTGGGCTATGCAG GCGTGACCTGTGAGGCGGAGGTGGACGAGTGCTCATCAGCGCCCTGCCTGCACGGAGGCTCGTGCCTGGACGGCATGGGCTCTTACCGCTGCGTGTGCGCGCCGGGTTACGCAGGCGCTAGCTGCCAGCTGGACGTGGACGAGTGCCAGAGCCAGCCGTGTGCGCACGGGGGCGTGTGCCACGACCTGGTCAATGG TTTCCGGTGCGACTGCGGGGACACGGGCTACGAAGGAGAGCGCTGCGATCAGGAGGTGCTGGAGTGCTTCTCTGCGCCCTGCGCACACAACGCGTCCTGCCTAGATGGCCTCCGGAGCTTCCGCTGCCTCTGCTGGCCAG GCTTCAGCGGAGAGCTGTGCGAAGTGGATGAGGATGAGTGCGCCTCAAATCCTTGTCATAACGGGGGACGGTGCTTGCAGCGCTCGGACCCAGCCTTGTATGGGGGTGTCCAGGCCACCTTCCCAGGAGCCTTCAGCTTCAGTCAGGCTGctggcttcctttgcatctgtcCTCTGGGCTTTGCCG GCCTGATGTGTCAGGAAGACGTGGATGAATGCCAGTCGCAACCATGCCTGCATGGTGGAACCTGCAGCGACGTTGTAGCAGGCTATATCTGCCAGTGCCCTGAGGCCTGGGGCGGACATGACTGTTCTACACAGCTCACAGGCTGCCAGGGCCGCACTTGCCCACCTCCTGCTACCTGCATCCCCACCTTCAAGTCTGGGCTCCACAGTTATGTCTGCCACTGCCCACCTGGGACCTACGGGCCTTTCTGTGGCCAGAATACCACCTTCTCGATCATTTCTGGGAGTTCTGTGTGGGCATTAGTGCCAGCCAGTGACTCTCTGAGTCTGGTACTGAGGTTTCGAACTACGCTGCTTGCTGGGGCTCTGGCCACTCTCAAGGACACTCAGGACATCTTGGAGCTGGTACTGGTGAGGGCCACACTCCGAGTCACACTCTGGAGACACGGTACTGCTCTGCTTGTCCTTGCACTGCCAGGCCTGGCCTTAAATGACGGCCACTGGCACCAGGTGGAGGTGGCACTCCGCCTGGGAGCCCTGGAGCTGCGGCTCTGGCATGAGGGCTGCCTTGGCCAGTTCTGTGTGACCTCTGGTCCTGTAGCTACAGGTCCCACAACCACATTGGCCTCTGGGCCTCCTGGGCCCTACTCCATCCATCTGGGTGGCTGGTCCTTtgcaggttgtttccaggatgtACGTGTGGAAGGGCACCTTCTGCTGCCTGAGGAGCTCAACGGAAATGTGCTCCTAGGTTGCAAGCGCAGGGAACTATGCCAGTCTCTGCCCTGTGCCAATGGAGGGACCTGCGTGGACTTGTGGACTCACTTTCGCTGCGACTGCCCAAGACCTTACCATGGGCCCACATGCACTGATG AGGTTCCTGCTGCCACCTTTGGCTTGGGCGGCACCATGAGTTCAGTCTCCTTCCTGCTCCACGAGCCGCTAGGCCCAAACCTCACTGTGTCATTTTTCCTCCGCACCCGAGAGCCTGCTGGTCTGCTTCTCCAGTTTGTCAATGGTTCAGCGGCTAGCCTAACTGTGTCCCTGAGTGAGGGCCAGATCCGAACTGAGGTGCTGGGCCAGCCTGCTGTGATCCTCTCTGGTCGCTGGGATGATGGACTCCGCCACTTGGTGATGCTCAGTTTTGGTCCTGACCAGTTACAGGACCTGGGCAAACAGCTGTATGTGGGTGGAAGGCCCTACCCTGATGACACCCAGCCCTGGGGTGGGCCCTTCCGAGGCTGTCTCCAGGACATGCAACTCAACGGCTTCCAGCTCCCGTTCTTCTCTTCGCCGATGGAGAACTTAAGTTGGCCCAGTGAACTGGATGCTGGTCAGGCCTCTAACCTCACCCAGGGCTGTGTCTCCGAAGACATGTGCAAC CCCAATCCCTGTTTCAATGGTGGAACCTGTCTTGTCACCTGGAATGACTTCTACTGTACCTGCTCTGACAACTTCACAGGGCCCACCTGTGCCCAGCAGCTGTGGTGCCCCAGCCAGCCTTGCTTCCCACCTGCCACCTGTGAAGAGGTTCCAGATGGCTTTGTGT GTGTGGCTGAGACTACATTCCGCGAGGGCCCTCCTGCTGTGTTCAGCAGCCACAACGTGTCCTGGGCGCCAGCGCCGAGCGTACTCACCCTGGCCTTTCGCACCCGCGACCCCGAGGCTGTGCTGCTGCATGTTACAGCGGGCATCCACTCCGGTATCTGGCTGGCGGTGCGCAATGGCTCGCTGGCAGCGGATGTGGTGGGCTCAGTGCTGCCTGTGCCCGGGCCGCGCGTGGCTGACGGCGCCTGGCACCGCGTGCGTCTGGCCCGGGAGCTTCCACTAGCCACCGCCTCGCGCTGGCTGCTGTGGCTGGACGGTGTGGCGACGCCTCTGGCATTGCAGGGTCTGGGTGGCGACCTGGGCTTTCTGCAGGGCCCGGACGCTGTGCGCGTGCTGCTGGCTGAAAACTTCACAGGCTGCCTTGGCCGCGTGGCTCTTGGCGGCCTTCCCTTACCCTTGGTGCCGCCGCGGTCCGGCGCGATCCTGGGAGCCCGCGAGCACTTCGTGGCCTGGCCCGGGTCGCCGACCATGCGCCTCGGCTGCCGCGGTGCATCCGTGTGCACGCCCTCGCCCTGCCTGCACGGTGGTGTCTGCCACGACCTCTTCGATGTTTTTACCTGTGCCTGCGGCCCGGCCTGGGAGGGACCCCACTGTGAGGCCCGCGCCAACCCGTGTCGCTCGTCGCCCTGTGTCCGGGGCCAATGCCATGCGCACCCCAACGGCCGCTTTGAGTGCCGCTGCCCTCCGGGCTTTGTGGGCCCACGCTGCAG GATGCCTGTTCTGCCTCACCCATGTAGCCTCAACTCCACCTGCAAGGAGGGCACCCCTTGTGAGAGCGGTCCCCTAGGCACCAACTGCAGTTGCCAGGAAGGTCTTGTTAACCTGAG GTGTCAGAGTCCTGACCTACCTTGCGAAGCCAACCCTTGCTTGAATGGGGGAACCTGCCGGGCAGCCAGTGGCATATTTGAGTGTACTTGCAATGCAGGATTCTCTGGCCAGTTCTGTGAGGTGGTG AaaagcctgcctctgcccctgccatTCCCGCTGCTGGAGGTAGCAGTGCCTGCAGCCtgtgcctgcctcctcctcctcctcctgggccTCCTTTCAGGGATCCTGGCTGCCAGAAAGCGCCGCCAGTCTGAGGGCACTTACAGCCCAAGTCAGCAGGAGGTGGCAGGAGCCCGTCTGGAGATGGACAGTGTCTTCAAGGTGCCACCAGAGGAAAGACTTATCTAG
- the Crb2 gene encoding protein crumbs homolog 2 isoform X1: MALVGCEIWGSRRHVHLLLLLLLLLLPPWVPAGLVPSEIPSACASDPCTPGTKCQATENGGYTCEPAELGGCATQPCYHGALCVPHGPDPSSFRCYCVPGFQGPYCELDIDECASRPCHHGATCRNLADHYECHCPLGYAGVTCEAEVDECSSAPCLHGGSCLDGMGSYRCVCAPGYAGASCQLDVDECQSQPCAHGGVCHDLVNGFRCDCGDTGYEGERCDQEVLECFSAPCAHNASCLDGLRSFRCLCWPGFSGELCEVDEDECASNPCHNGGRCLQRSDPALYGGVQATFPGAFSFSQAAGFLCICPLGFAGDDCSVDVDECASGPCLNGGSCQDLPNGFQCYCLDGYTGLMCQEDVDECQSQPCLHGGTCSDVVAGYICQCPEAWGGHDCSTQLTGCQGRTCPPPATCIPTFKSGLHSYVCHCPPGTYGPFCGQNTTFSIISGSSVWALVPASDSLSLVLRFRTTLLAGALATLKDTQDILELVLVRATLRVTLWRHGTALLVLALPGLALNDGHWHQVEVALRLGALELRLWHEGCLGQFCVTSGPVATGPTTTLASGPPGPYSIHLGGWSFAGCFQDVRVEGHLLLPEELNGNVLLGCKRRELCQSLPCANGGTCVDLWTHFRCDCPRPYHGPTCTDEVPAATFGLGGTMSSVSFLLHEPLGPNLTVSFFLRTREPAGLLLQFVNGSAASLTVSLSEGQIRTEVLGQPAVILSGRWDDGLRHLVMLSFGPDQLQDLGKQLYVGGRPYPDDTQPWGGPFRGCLQDMQLNGFQLPFFSSPMENLSWPSELDAGQASNLTQGCVSEDMCNPNPCFNGGTCLVTWNDFYCTCSDNFTGPTCAQQLWCPSQPCFPPATCEEVPDGFVCVAETTFREGPPAVFSSHNVSWAPAPSVLTLAFRTRDPEAVLLHVTAGIHSGIWLAVRNGSLAADVVGSVLPVPGPRVADGAWHRVRLARELPLATASRWLLWLDGVATPLALQGLGGDLGFLQGPDAVRVLLAENFTGCLGRVALGGLPLPLVPPRSGAILGAREHFVAWPGSPTMRLGCRGASVCTPSPCLHGGVCHDLFDVFTCACGPAWEGPHCEARANPCRSSPCVRGQCHAHPNGRFECRCPPGFVGPRCRMPVLPHPCSLNSTCKEGTPCESGPLGTNCSCQEGLVNLRCQSPDLPCEANPCLNGGTCRAASGIFECTCNAGFSGQFCEVVKSLPLPLPFPLLEVAVPAACACLLLLLLGLLSGILAARKRRQSEGTYSPSQQEVAGARLEMDSVFKVPPEERLI, translated from the exons gGCTGGTTCCTTCAGAGATCCCAAGTGCCTGTGCCTCAGACCCATGCACTCCAGGGACCAAGTGCCAGGCTACAGAGAATGGTGGCTATACCTGTGAGCCTGCAGAGCTTGGAGGCTGTGCTACTCAGCCATGCTACCACGGAGCACTGTGTGTGCCCCATGGCCCAGATCCTAGCAGCTTCCGCTGCTACTGTGTGCCTGGCTTCCAGGGTCCTTACTGTGAACTGGACATCGATGAGTGTGCATCCCGGCCCTGCCACCACGGGGCCACCTGCCGCAACCTGGCAGATCACTACGAGTGCCACTGCCCCCTGGGCTATGCAG GCGTGACCTGTGAGGCGGAGGTGGACGAGTGCTCATCAGCGCCCTGCCTGCACGGAGGCTCGTGCCTGGACGGCATGGGCTCTTACCGCTGCGTGTGCGCGCCGGGTTACGCAGGCGCTAGCTGCCAGCTGGACGTGGACGAGTGCCAGAGCCAGCCGTGTGCGCACGGGGGCGTGTGCCACGACCTGGTCAATGG TTTCCGGTGCGACTGCGGGGACACGGGCTACGAAGGAGAGCGCTGCGATCAGGAGGTGCTGGAGTGCTTCTCTGCGCCCTGCGCACACAACGCGTCCTGCCTAGATGGCCTCCGGAGCTTCCGCTGCCTCTGCTGGCCAG GCTTCAGCGGAGAGCTGTGCGAAGTGGATGAGGATGAGTGCGCCTCAAATCCTTGTCATAACGGGGGACGGTGCTTGCAGCGCTCGGACCCAGCCTTGTATGGGGGTGTCCAGGCCACCTTCCCAGGAGCCTTCAGCTTCAGTCAGGCTGctggcttcctttgcatctgtcCTCTGGGCTTTGCCG GGGATGATTGCAGCGTGGATGTGGATGAATGCGCCTCAGGACCATGCCTCAATGGTGGCAGCTGCCAGGACCTGCCCAACGGTTTCCAGTGCTACTGCCTGGATGGATACACAG GCCTGATGTGTCAGGAAGACGTGGATGAATGCCAGTCGCAACCATGCCTGCATGGTGGAACCTGCAGCGACGTTGTAGCAGGCTATATCTGCCAGTGCCCTGAGGCCTGGGGCGGACATGACTGTTCTACACAGCTCACAGGCTGCCAGGGCCGCACTTGCCCACCTCCTGCTACCTGCATCCCCACCTTCAAGTCTGGGCTCCACAGTTATGTCTGCCACTGCCCACCTGGGACCTACGGGCCTTTCTGTGGCCAGAATACCACCTTCTCGATCATTTCTGGGAGTTCTGTGTGGGCATTAGTGCCAGCCAGTGACTCTCTGAGTCTGGTACTGAGGTTTCGAACTACGCTGCTTGCTGGGGCTCTGGCCACTCTCAAGGACACTCAGGACATCTTGGAGCTGGTACTGGTGAGGGCCACACTCCGAGTCACACTCTGGAGACACGGTACTGCTCTGCTTGTCCTTGCACTGCCAGGCCTGGCCTTAAATGACGGCCACTGGCACCAGGTGGAGGTGGCACTCCGCCTGGGAGCCCTGGAGCTGCGGCTCTGGCATGAGGGCTGCCTTGGCCAGTTCTGTGTGACCTCTGGTCCTGTAGCTACAGGTCCCACAACCACATTGGCCTCTGGGCCTCCTGGGCCCTACTCCATCCATCTGGGTGGCTGGTCCTTtgcaggttgtttccaggatgtACGTGTGGAAGGGCACCTTCTGCTGCCTGAGGAGCTCAACGGAAATGTGCTCCTAGGTTGCAAGCGCAGGGAACTATGCCAGTCTCTGCCCTGTGCCAATGGAGGGACCTGCGTGGACTTGTGGACTCACTTTCGCTGCGACTGCCCAAGACCTTACCATGGGCCCACATGCACTGATG AGGTTCCTGCTGCCACCTTTGGCTTGGGCGGCACCATGAGTTCAGTCTCCTTCCTGCTCCACGAGCCGCTAGGCCCAAACCTCACTGTGTCATTTTTCCTCCGCACCCGAGAGCCTGCTGGTCTGCTTCTCCAGTTTGTCAATGGTTCAGCGGCTAGCCTAACTGTGTCCCTGAGTGAGGGCCAGATCCGAACTGAGGTGCTGGGCCAGCCTGCTGTGATCCTCTCTGGTCGCTGGGATGATGGACTCCGCCACTTGGTGATGCTCAGTTTTGGTCCTGACCAGTTACAGGACCTGGGCAAACAGCTGTATGTGGGTGGAAGGCCCTACCCTGATGACACCCAGCCCTGGGGTGGGCCCTTCCGAGGCTGTCTCCAGGACATGCAACTCAACGGCTTCCAGCTCCCGTTCTTCTCTTCGCCGATGGAGAACTTAAGTTGGCCCAGTGAACTGGATGCTGGTCAGGCCTCTAACCTCACCCAGGGCTGTGTCTCCGAAGACATGTGCAAC CCCAATCCCTGTTTCAATGGTGGAACCTGTCTTGTCACCTGGAATGACTTCTACTGTACCTGCTCTGACAACTTCACAGGGCCCACCTGTGCCCAGCAGCTGTGGTGCCCCAGCCAGCCTTGCTTCCCACCTGCCACCTGTGAAGAGGTTCCAGATGGCTTTGTGT GTGTGGCTGAGACTACATTCCGCGAGGGCCCTCCTGCTGTGTTCAGCAGCCACAACGTGTCCTGGGCGCCAGCGCCGAGCGTACTCACCCTGGCCTTTCGCACCCGCGACCCCGAGGCTGTGCTGCTGCATGTTACAGCGGGCATCCACTCCGGTATCTGGCTGGCGGTGCGCAATGGCTCGCTGGCAGCGGATGTGGTGGGCTCAGTGCTGCCTGTGCCCGGGCCGCGCGTGGCTGACGGCGCCTGGCACCGCGTGCGTCTGGCCCGGGAGCTTCCACTAGCCACCGCCTCGCGCTGGCTGCTGTGGCTGGACGGTGTGGCGACGCCTCTGGCATTGCAGGGTCTGGGTGGCGACCTGGGCTTTCTGCAGGGCCCGGACGCTGTGCGCGTGCTGCTGGCTGAAAACTTCACAGGCTGCCTTGGCCGCGTGGCTCTTGGCGGCCTTCCCTTACCCTTGGTGCCGCCGCGGTCCGGCGCGATCCTGGGAGCCCGCGAGCACTTCGTGGCCTGGCCCGGGTCGCCGACCATGCGCCTCGGCTGCCGCGGTGCATCCGTGTGCACGCCCTCGCCCTGCCTGCACGGTGGTGTCTGCCACGACCTCTTCGATGTTTTTACCTGTGCCTGCGGCCCGGCCTGGGAGGGACCCCACTGTGAGGCCCGCGCCAACCCGTGTCGCTCGTCGCCCTGTGTCCGGGGCCAATGCCATGCGCACCCCAACGGCCGCTTTGAGTGCCGCTGCCCTCCGGGCTTTGTGGGCCCACGCTGCAG GATGCCTGTTCTGCCTCACCCATGTAGCCTCAACTCCACCTGCAAGGAGGGCACCCCTTGTGAGAGCGGTCCCCTAGGCACCAACTGCAGTTGCCAGGAAGGTCTTGTTAACCTGAG GTGTCAGAGTCCTGACCTACCTTGCGAAGCCAACCCTTGCTTGAATGGGGGAACCTGCCGGGCAGCCAGTGGCATATTTGAGTGTACTTGCAATGCAGGATTCTCTGGCCAGTTCTGTGAGGTGGTG AaaagcctgcctctgcccctgccatTCCCGCTGCTGGAGGTAGCAGTGCCTGCAGCCtgtgcctgcctcctcctcctcctcctgggccTCCTTTCAGGGATCCTGGCTGCCAGAAAGCGCCGCCAGTCTGAGGGCACTTACAGCCCAAGTCAGCAGGAGGTGGCAGGAGCCCGTCTGGAGATGGACAGTGTCTTCAAGGTGCCACCAGAGGAAAGACTTATCTAG